The following coding sequences lie in one Ancylothrix sp. D3o genomic window:
- a CDS encoding helix-turn-helix domain-containing protein produces the protein MAGVCKIEIAETEEELKKLLSQQKTGSGKERLQLLYLLKTKKAQSVTEAASLLGRNRVTLQDWLKKYRDGGLVELLCKKVSTGRPREIPGGLEKALENELQSPEGFNSYGEICQWLEERLGRKVKYKTVHQLVHYRLKASPKIARPQSQQQMPERLEAFKKTF, from the coding sequence ATGGCAGGCGTTTGCAAAATAGAAATCGCGGAAACGGAAGAAGAACTCAAAAAACTGCTCAGCCAGCAGAAAACTGGTTCTGGAAAAGAAAGATTACAACTATTGTACTTACTGAAAACCAAAAAAGCTCAAAGCGTCACAGAAGCCGCTTCTCTGCTGGGAAGAAATCGCGTTACCCTTCAAGATTGGCTGAAAAAATACCGGGACGGAGGACTCGTTGAATTGTTATGTAAAAAAGTGAGTACCGGACGCCCCAGAGAAATACCAGGTGGCTTGGAAAAAGCTTTGGAAAACGAACTTCAGTCGCCTGAAGGGTTTAATAGTTATGGAGAAATATGCCAATGGTTAGAAGAAAGATTAGGCAGAAAAGTGAAATATAAAACTGTACATCAATTAGTGCATTATCGACTTAAAGCGTCACCGAAAATAGCCAGACCCCAAAGCCAGCAACAAATGCCAGAAAGATTAGAGGCTTTTAAAAAAACTTTTTAG
- a CDS encoding IS630 family transposase codes for MLSWIAITAMGKGDKVRFLYQDETRIGLKTISGRKITARGVKPIGKVQWKFQATYIYGVVEPKTGEHFFYEFTHLNSQCFEIFLELVAQKFADSILIIQLDNGGFHKKKKLKIPNNIILMFQPAHCPESNPIEQVWQYLKKGLRWKLPSSLEELRILITEQLEKMDLKIIASITGRKYILEALSVVGI; via the coding sequence ATGCTCAGTTGGATAGCAATAACAGCAATGGGTAAGGGCGATAAGGTGAGATTTTTGTATCAAGATGAAACACGGATAGGACTCAAGACAATTAGTGGAAGAAAAATTACTGCACGGGGTGTAAAACCAATAGGAAAAGTACAATGGAAATTTCAGGCAACATATATATATGGAGTAGTAGAACCCAAAACTGGAGAACATTTTTTTTATGAGTTTACCCATCTAAATAGTCAGTGTTTTGAGATATTTTTAGAGTTAGTAGCCCAGAAATTCGCTGATAGTATTTTAATTATTCAGTTGGATAATGGGGGATTTCATAAAAAGAAAAAATTGAAAATACCCAACAATATTATTTTAATGTTTCAACCAGCACATTGTCCAGAATCAAATCCAATTGAACAGGTGTGGCAATATCTTAAAAAAGGGTTGAGATGGAAATTACCAAGCTCCTTAGAGGAGTTGCGGATTTTAATTACTGAGCAACTCGAAAAGATGGATTTAAAAATAATTGCTTCAATTACTGGGAGAAAATATATATTGGAGGCGTTATCTGTAGTTGGCATTTAG
- a CDS encoding non-ribosomal peptide synthetase, with product MIRKINDHQEQSTCFLVGGTSLLIQCGEILLSKRHHILGIISSDIAISGWANRNSILYINPQEDWKAFLSQYSFDYLFSIVNSLKLPSEILDLPRKRAINYHDSPLPKYAGINATSGALMNREKTYAVTWHQMTDQFDEGDILKQFPVEIAQNDTAFTLDAKCYEAAIHSFNELINELSEERVKPKTQNLEERTYFSRSKTPKAGFIFSWNRCALEIDAFVRALDFGSYRNPLGTAKFSLENELIIVSKLEVLDSLSEFPPGTITVIEPTFIKVCTASYDIALHQVLTVEGQNLSISELVAQFGLHKGYQFKDIATELAKDIETFDSEICKHELFWVNRLTTLRPINVPYAKSTTLQLKAKCYVDVNVPLSPNVITFLEECHPEWNRGNFVLAVIVAYLARLGGVGCFDIGFRTINLPRQLNGIENFLASYIPCRIDINLDQNFQAVFAAVQEQVELTKRHQTYPRDIAVRYPDLKKTLSGQSPQLFPVIVEQVKNLVEREKQQSNALTIVILEDGKECCWSYDPEIFDESSIERMLHQFETFVESLITNLDGIAGHLQQSISELSLLTERECHQLLVEWNNTEAEYPQDKCIHQLFEAQVERSPDAVAVVFEGEQLTYRELNAKANQLAHYLQGLGVGPEVLVGICVKPSFDTVVGILGILKAGGAYVPLDPNYPQERLGFMLEDTSVSVLLTQTQLVELLPPSSARVVCVDGDIEKSAFHSSENPSSTVTPDNLAYVIYTSGSTGKPKGVLLAHLGLCNLATAQIQLFGVHSDSRILQFASFSFDASVSEVVMALISGATLVLAKRDSLMPGPALIGLLREEAITTVTLPPSVLAVLPPKEFPALQTIIVAGEACPPDLVARWASGRQFFNAYGPTETTVCATVALCRDGSQKPTIGHPIANTQTYILDPHNQPVPIGVPGELHIAGVGLAKGYLNRPDLTDERFILNPFSNELGSRLYKTGDLARYLPDGNIEYLGRIDNQVKIRGFRIELGEIEAVLSQHPHVRETVVIASENITDGKQLVAYVVPHQQSALSISDLRRFLKEQLPDYMMPSAFVVLESLPLTPNRKVDRRALRTPEKRNELEEFFVAPRTPIEEMLASIWGNILSIDSVGIHDNFFELGGHSLLATQVISRVRDTISIELPLRSLFEAPTIVEFASRVEIALKNGKSVEALPLLPISRSESIPLSFAQTRLWFLDQLQPDSAFYNIPLTLRLFGQLNIAALQSSINEIIRRHEALRANFATVEGQPVQVIASTLSFQLEVVNLLHLSESQREIEAKRLATVEANRPFNLEQEPLLRGEVLQLGETEYLLLLTMHHIISDGWSLGVFVRELTELYQAFCTGKPPVLPELPVQYADFAVWQRQWLTGEILETQLHYWKEQLKNAPNLLELPTDRARPAVQTFRGGYYYAAFSKELSAELATLSKQAGVTLFMTLFAAFVTLLYRYSGQDDIVVGTPVAGRNRRELEGLIGFFVNTLVLRTDLGGNPSFEQLLDRVREVALQGYTHQDLPFEQLVEVLQPTRDLSYTPLFQVMFALDDAGVPSIELLDLAVSSYSVESVTAKFDLTLSMENTADGLVAEWEYNSDLFDETTIVRMAEHFQTLLEGIVANSKQAISELPLLTPGERQQLLVEWNNTAKDYPQEKCIHQLFEEQVERTPDAVAVVFEEKQLTYRELNVKANQLANYLRSLGVGPEVLVGICVERSLEMIIGLLGILKAGGAYVPLDPNYPSERLAFMLEDSSVPVLLTQERLVEKLPALSARVICLDSDSKEIASYPKENPFSLVKPENLAYVIYTSGSTGKPKGVLIQHESLVNYTTVASVEYRIQKCDSEALLRSADRILQFSSISFDVSAEEIYTSLTSGATLVLRTDTMLDSFEGFLQKCQNWKITVMALPTAYWHELTAFLSQKTLALPPSLRLVILGGEKALPERLKTWFECVGQQVHLLNNYGPTEATIGATIYELSADDTALRDLPIGRPLGNACTYILDGNGQPVPIGVHGELHIGGAGLARGYLNRPKLTTERFIRNPFNDSPTERLYKTGDQVRYLPDGNIEYLGRIDDQVKVRGFRIELGEIEAALSQHPSLLQVAVTLREGIPGQKSLVAYIVPLQEPAPTVGELRHFLKEQLPDYMMPSAFVILECLPVTPNGKVDRKSLPAPDLKSLIEKAEFVAPQTPTEELVASIWKKVLGVEQASVNDNFFELGGHSLLATQVVSQLNSSLGLHLPLSKLFELPTVASLSSYIDATLWTSENIENINTSNEREEFEL from the coding sequence ATGATTAGAAAAATTAATGATCATCAAGAACAATCTACTTGTTTTCTAGTAGGGGGAACAAGCTTATTAATACAATGCGGTGAAATTTTATTAAGCAAAAGGCATCACATATTAGGGATCATCTCATCTGATATAGCGATAAGTGGATGGGCCAATAGAAATAGCATACTTTATATAAATCCCCAAGAAGATTGGAAAGCTTTTTTAAGCCAATATTCTTTTGATTACTTGTTTAGCATTGTCAACTCTTTAAAATTACCATCAGAAATTTTGGATCTTCCCCGCAAAAGAGCTATTAACTACCATGATTCTCCTTTGCCAAAATATGCGGGGATAAACGCTACATCTGGGGCTTTGATGAATCGAGAGAAAACCTATGCTGTCACATGGCATCAGATGACCGATCAATTCGATGAAGGGGATATTTTAAAGCAGTTTCCTGTCGAGATTGCCCAGAACGATACTGCCTTTACCCTGGATGCTAAGTGCTATGAAGCTGCCATTCATTCATTTAATGAGTTAATAAACGAGCTATCTGAAGAGAGAGTTAAGCCTAAAACACAAAACTTAGAAGAGCGAACCTACTTCTCGCGGTCTAAGACCCCAAAGGCAGGTTTTATCTTCTCTTGGAACCGTTGCGCTTTGGAGATAGATGCCTTTGTTCGGGCTTTAGACTTTGGCTCCTACCGTAATCCACTTGGTACCGCGAAATTTTCGCTCGAAAATGAATTAATTATAGTATCCAAACTTGAAGTTCTTGACTCGCTCTCAGAATTTCCTCCAGGAACCATCACAGTCATTGAGCCTACTTTTATTAAAGTTTGTACAGCTAGTTATGATATAGCGCTGCATCAGGTATTAACCGTCGAGGGTCAAAACTTATCAATTTCTGAATTGGTAGCCCAATTTGGATTACATAAAGGGTATCAGTTTAAAGACATCGCTACAGAACTAGCGAAGGATATTGAGACGTTTGATAGCGAAATTTGCAAACACGAGCTTTTTTGGGTAAATAGGCTAACGACATTGCGGCCCATTAATGTTCCTTACGCCAAGTCCACTACATTGCAATTGAAAGCAAAGTGCTATGTGGATGTGAACGTTCCTTTATCGCCTAATGTTATAACTTTTCTGGAAGAGTGTCACCCAGAATGGAACCGGGGCAACTTTGTGTTGGCTGTAATCGTCGCATATTTGGCTCGTCTTGGGGGAGTCGGCTGTTTTGATATAGGATTTAGAACTATAAACTTGCCACGCCAATTAAACGGCATAGAGAATTTTTTGGCTTCCTATATCCCCTGCCGTATAGACATCAACTTAGACCAGAATTTTCAAGCAGTTTTCGCTGCTGTGCAGGAGCAAGTAGAGTTAACGAAACGGCACCAGACTTATCCTCGTGATATTGCAGTCAGGTATCCAGATCTGAAAAAAACGCTCTCTGGGCAGAGCCCACAACTTTTTCCAGTAATCGTAGAGCAAGTAAAAAACTTGGTTGAGCGTGAAAAACAGCAGAGTAACGCTTTAACAATAGTGATTCTAGAAGATGGAAAAGAATGCTGTTGGAGCTATGATCCGGAGATATTTGATGAGAGCAGCATTGAAAGGATGTTGCATCAATTTGAAACTTTTGTAGAAAGCCTTATCACTAATTTAGATGGAATCGCAGGCCATCTTCAGCAGTCGATTTCTGAATTGTCCTTGCTGACAGAAAGGGAATGCCACCAGCTATTAGTCGAGTGGAATAACACAGAAGCTGAGTATCCGCAGGATAAGTGTATCCATCAGTTATTTGAGGCGCAGGTTGAGCGATCACCCGACGCGGTGGCCGTGGTTTTTGAAGGAGAACAACTCACCTATCGTGAATTGAATGCAAAGGCAAATCAGTTGGCGCACTACCTGCAAGGTTTGGGCGTAGGGCCAGAAGTATTGGTGGGCATCTGTGTAAAGCCTTCCTTTGACACGGTTGTGGGAATTCTGGGCATCCTCAAAGCTGGCGGTGCTTATGTGCCACTTGACCCCAATTATCCACAAGAACGCTTGGGCTTCATGCTAGAAGACACTTCTGTGTCTGTGTTGCTTACCCAGACGCAACTGGTTGAATTGCTTCCTCCCTCCTCAGCGCGTGTTGTCTGTGTCGATGGTGACATAGAAAAAAGTGCTTTCCACAGTTCAGAGAACCCCAGCAGCACAGTAACGCCGGATAACCTGGCTTACGTTATCTACACTTCAGGCTCTACAGGAAAACCTAAAGGCGTGTTATTGGCACACCTTGGGCTGTGCAATCTAGCCACAGCACAGATTCAGCTATTCGGCGTACACTCAGACAGTCGAATTCTTCAGTTTGCCTCGTTTAGCTTTGATGCCTCGGTTTCGGAAGTTGTCATGGCTTTGATATCGGGAGCAACCCTGGTATTAGCAAAGCGGGACTCTTTAATGCCAGGGCCTGCTTTGATTGGGCTGCTGCGCGAGGAGGCCATCACCACTGTTACCCTACCCCCGTCAGTTTTGGCGGTACTGCCTCCCAAAGAGTTTCCAGCATTGCAGACAATTATCGTCGCCGGAGAAGCCTGTCCTCCTGACCTCGTGGCACGTTGGGCATCAGGCCGTCAATTTTTCAATGCTTACGGGCCAACAGAAACCACCGTCTGCGCCACCGTTGCCCTTTGCAGGGATGGAAGTCAGAAGCCAACCATCGGGCATCCCATCGCTAACACCCAAACCTATATTCTCGACCCTCACAATCAACCCGTTCCCATTGGTGTTCCCGGAGAACTTCACATTGCGGGTGTGGGACTCGCAAAAGGTTATCTCAACCGTCCCGATTTGACTGATGAGAGATTCATCCTTAACCCTTTTAGTAATGAACTCGGTTCGCGCCTCTACAAAACTGGCGACTTAGCTCGTTATCTCCCGGACGGCAACATCGAATACCTCGGTCGGATTGACAACCAAGTAAAAATACGCGGGTTCCGCATTGAATTAGGCGAAATTGAAGCGGTACTCAGCCAGCATCCCCATGTCAGAGAAACTGTAGTCATTGCCAGCGAAAATATTACGGATGGCAAGCAATTAGTGGCTTATGTTGTCCCTCATCAACAATCAGCACTATCAATAAGCGATCTGCGCCGCTTCCTAAAAGAGCAATTGCCTGATTACATGATGCCCAGTGCTTTTGTTGTGCTGGAGTCACTACCCCTGACTCCCAATAGAAAAGTAGACCGTCGCGCCCTAAGAACCCCCGAAAAGCGGAACGAACTGGAAGAGTTTTTTGTCGCTCCTCGCACTCCGATTGAGGAAATGTTAGCCAGCATTTGGGGGAATATCCTCTCAATTGACTCGGTGGGCATTCACGACAATTTCTTTGAACTGGGCGGACATTCTTTATTAGCTACTCAAGTAATTTCAAGAGTGCGCGACACGATATCCATCGAATTACCATTACGCAGTTTGTTTGAAGCTCCCACGATTGTCGAATTCGCTTCGCGGGTTGAGATAGCGCTCAAAAACGGAAAATCTGTAGAAGCTCTGCCTCTTCTACCAATTTCCAGGTCAGAGTCCATCCCATTATCTTTCGCTCAAACGAGGTTGTGGTTCCTCGATCAATTACAGCCAGACAGTGCATTCTACAACATCCCGCTTACGTTACGTCTTTTCGGTCAGCTCAATATAGCGGCGCTACAGAGTAGCATCAATGAAATTATCCGGCGGCATGAAGCCTTACGCGCCAACTTTGCGACAGTAGAAGGTCAACCCGTTCAAGTTATCGCCTCAACTCTTAGTTTTCAACTAGAAGTTGTGAACTTGTTGCACCTCTCTGAGAGCCAACGAGAAATTGAAGCGAAACGATTGGCTACGGTTGAAGCGAATCGACCTTTTAACCTGGAGCAAGAGCCTTTACTCCGAGGGGAGGTGCTACAGCTAGGTGAAACAGAGTACCTCTTGCTGCTCACCATGCACCACATAATTTCTGATGGTTGGTCGTTGGGCGTATTCGTGCGGGAACTAACAGAACTTTACCAAGCTTTCTGTACAGGAAAGCCTCCTGTTTTACCAGAGTTACCAGTACAATATGCCGACTTTGCGGTTTGGCAACGACAGTGGCTAACTGGAGAAATACTAGAAACCCAACTTCACTACTGGAAGGAACAACTCAAGAACGCTCCGAATTTATTAGAATTGCCCACAGACCGAGCGCGACCGGCTGTTCAAACCTTCCGGGGAGGATATTACTATGCAGCCTTTTCCAAAGAATTGAGTGCGGAACTTGCCACGTTGAGTAAGCAAGCGGGAGTCACTCTGTTTATGACGCTTTTTGCAGCGTTTGTGACATTGCTCTACCGATACTCAGGGCAAGATGACATCGTAGTAGGGACGCCTGTAGCTGGTCGCAACCGACGGGAACTTGAAGGGCTAATCGGCTTTTTTGTCAACACCTTAGTGCTGCGTACTGACCTCGGCGGCAATCCCAGTTTTGAGCAGTTACTCGATCGAGTTCGGGAAGTCGCGCTGCAAGGTTACACGCATCAAGACCTGCCATTCGAGCAGTTGGTAGAGGTATTACAACCAACACGAGACTTAAGTTATACGCCTCTATTCCAGGTGATGTTTGCTCTTGACGACGCAGGAGTACCTTCTATAGAACTGCTTGATTTAGCGGTAAGCTCGTATTCTGTGGAAAGCGTCACAGCCAAGTTTGATTTGACCCTATCAATGGAGAATACGGCTGATGGATTGGTAGCAGAATGGGAATACAACTCGGATCTTTTTGATGAGACTACCATCGTGCGGATGGCGGAACATTTCCAGACCTTGTTGGAAGGAATCGTCGCCAATTCCAAACAAGCGATTTCAGAATTGCCTCTACTCACACCAGGAGAGCGACAGCAGCTATTAGTAGAGTGGAACAACACCGCTAAAGACTATCCCCAAGAGAAGTGCATCCATCAGTTGTTTGAAGAGCAGGTGGAACGGACACCCGATGCCGTAGCAGTCGTGTTTGAAGAAAAACAACTCACCTATCGAGAGTTGAATGTAAAAGCCAATCAACTGGCAAATTATCTGCGATCGCTGGGCGTGGGGCCAGAAGTGCTGGTAGGGATTTGTGTAGAGCGCTCTCTGGAAATGATAATTGGTTTGTTGGGCATCCTCAAAGCTGGCGGTGCTTATGTTCCGCTAGACCCGAACTATCCGTCTGAGCGCTTGGCTTTCATGCTAGAAGATTCGTCGGTTCCAGTGCTGCTGACTCAAGAGAGGCTAGTCGAGAAACTTCCTGCACTCTCAGCGCGTGTTATCTGCTTAGATTCAGACTCGAAAGAAATTGCTTCTTACCCCAAAGAAAACCCTTTTAGTTTAGTGAAGCCAGAAAACTTGGCTTATGTTATCTACACATCAGGGTCTACAGGAAAACCTAAAGGCGTTTTAATCCAACATGAATCGCTAGTCAACTACACAACGGTTGCGAGTGTTGAATATAGAATACAGAAGTGCGATAGCGAAGCGCTGCTGCGAAGTGCAGATCGCATTTTACAATTCTCCTCAATTAGTTTTGATGTCAGTGCCGAAGAAATTTATACTAGCCTGACTTCTGGTGCAACGCTTGTATTGCGTACCGATACCATGCTGGACTCTTTTGAGGGATTTTTGCAGAAGTGCCAGAATTGGAAAATCACTGTAATGGCTTTGCCAACAGCCTACTGGCATGAATTGACCGCTTTCTTGAGCCAAAAAACCCTTGCACTACCCCCTTCATTACGTTTGGTTATTCTTGGGGGAGAAAAAGCACTGCCAGAACGACTGAAAACCTGGTTTGAATGTGTAGGACAACAAGTACATCTATTGAATAATTACGGCCCAACAGAAGCGACTATAGGAGCTACGATATACGAGTTATCAGCAGACGACACGGCATTGAGGGATCTGCCCATCGGTCGTCCTCTTGGGAATGCCTGTACCTACATCTTAGATGGGAACGGACAGCCTGTACCGATTGGCGTTCATGGAGAACTGCACATTGGTGGTGCTGGTTTGGCACGGGGGTATCTCAATCGTCCTAAGTTGACCACTGAGCGGTTCATTCGTAACCCCTTTAATGACTCTCCCACTGAACGCCTTTATAAAACTGGAGATCAGGTTCGCTATCTGCCCGATGGTAATATTGAATACTTAGGTCGAATAGATGACCAAGTAAAGGTGCGCGGTTTTCGTATCGAACTCGGAGAAATCGAAGCAGCACTCAGTCAACATCCAAGCTTGCTCCAAGTCGCTGTTACGCTTCGAGAAGGCATTCCGGGTCAAAAGAGCTTAGTGGCTTATATTGTCCCTCTTCAGGAGCCAGCACCCACTGTAGGCGAGCTGCGCCATTTTTTGAAAGAGCAACTACCAGACTATATGATGCCTAGTGCTTTTGTAATTTTGGAGTGCCTGCCAGTGACACCGAATGGCAAAGTAGACCGCAAATCATTGCCAGCACCAGACCTCAAAAGTTTGATTGAAAAAGCAGAGTTTGTAGCTCCTCAGACTCCAACAGAAGAATTAGTAGCATCTATCTGGAAAAAGGTTTTGGGAGTAGAGCAAGCCAGTGTCAACGATAATTTTTTTGAATTAGGCGGGCATTCGTTACTCGCCACTCAAGTCGTTTCTCAATTGAATTCTAGTTTAGGGCTGCATCTCCCTCTGTCTAAGTTGTTTGAGTTGCCAACGGTAGCCAGCCTTTCTAGCTACATTGATGCCACGCTTTGGACAAGCGAAAACATCGAAAATATTAATACAAGTAATGAACGAGAGGAATTTGAACTGTAA